A genome region from Nitrospira sp. includes the following:
- the ftsW gene encoding putative lipid II flippase FtsW, translating to MAQHALGTLTLPWSTSTQRTTKRVPVDPALLAVTLILALVGVVMVFSASAVVAGNRFHDPWYFLKRQLAWLGAGLLVMHLISKIDYTIWKKLAIPMLFGTTVLLVLVLVPSLGSVAKGARRWLHLGPINIQPAELTKYVVVIYIAAYLTKKQEQVAHFSRGLVPPLIVLGLLSGLVLLEPDLGTVVVMGLVVVTMLFLAGARIKHLGLLALCALPAMAALILGSSYRRQRLMEFLRASKDPTGSGYQIHQSFLAFGSGGPFGVGLGEGKQKLFFLPEAHTDFVLALVGEELGLMGTVTIVLLFGLFVIKGFQIAKRARNPFGRHLAMGITMLVGIQALVNAGVVTGLLPTKGLTLPFVSYGGSSLMANLFGVGILLSISRDRQGGQDSSGPRPVRKRGVVTE from the coding sequence ATGGCACAGCATGCGCTCGGGACACTGACGTTGCCCTGGTCGACCTCGACCCAGCGGACGACCAAACGCGTGCCGGTCGATCCGGCACTCCTGGCCGTGACGCTTATACTTGCCCTCGTGGGGGTTGTGATGGTGTTCAGTGCCAGCGCGGTGGTGGCGGGGAATCGGTTTCACGACCCCTGGTACTTCCTGAAACGGCAGTTGGCCTGGTTGGGCGCCGGTCTTCTGGTGATGCACCTCATCTCGAAGATCGATTACACGATCTGGAAAAAACTGGCCATTCCGATGCTCTTCGGGACGACGGTACTCCTGGTGCTGGTGCTCGTACCGTCGCTCGGCAGTGTGGCCAAGGGAGCGCGCCGCTGGTTGCATCTCGGGCCAATCAATATCCAGCCGGCCGAGTTGACCAAGTATGTGGTGGTCATCTACATCGCGGCCTATCTGACCAAGAAGCAGGAGCAGGTCGCTCACTTTTCACGAGGCCTCGTACCGCCGCTGATCGTGCTTGGTCTGCTGAGTGGATTGGTTCTGCTGGAGCCGGATCTGGGCACCGTGGTGGTGATGGGGCTTGTGGTTGTCACCATGTTGTTTCTGGCGGGCGCCCGAATCAAACATCTCGGTCTCCTGGCGCTCTGCGCGCTGCCGGCCATGGCTGCCTTGATTCTAGGATCCAGTTACCGGCGCCAACGCCTGATGGAATTTCTGCGCGCATCCAAGGATCCGACCGGTTCCGGATATCAGATCCATCAATCGTTTCTGGCGTTCGGCAGCGGGGGCCCGTTCGGCGTGGGATTGGGCGAGGGGAAGCAGAAGTTATTCTTTTTGCCGGAGGCTCATACCGACTTTGTGCTGGCCCTGGTCGGCGAAGAGTTGGGCCTGATGGGCACCGTGACCATCGTGCTGCTCTTCGGCCTATTCGTCATCAAGGGGTTTCAGATCGCGAAGCGGGCGCGCAACCCGTTCGGTCGGCACCTGGCAATGGGTATCACCATGCTGGTCGGTATACAGGCGTTGGTCAATGCCGGAGTGGTGACGGGACTTCTGCCCACCAAGGGGTTGACCCTGCCGTTTGTCAGTTATGGCGGGTCCTCATTGATGGCCAATTTGTTCGGTGTGGGGATTCTCTTGAGCATCTCGCGCGACCGGCAGGGCGGGCAGGACAGCAGTGGGCCGAGGCCTGTGCGCAAGCGCGGCGTGGTGACGGAATGA
- the murG gene encoding undecaprenyldiphospho-muramoylpentapeptide beta-N-acetylglucosaminyltransferase translates to MNVVIAAGGTGGHLYPAIAVAREFVRRDPSTRILFVGTTRGIERKVLAHEGFPLQCIDANPLMGKSPFEMMKALVTLPKSLWQSLGILKKQSADLVFGVGGYTSPAMLLAAFLRRIPGVILEPNAYPGMANKAVAPFVQRVFLAFESTVKFFDRCKTSVVGTPVRQAFLESAAPAAKRAEERTDRHLLVFGGSQGAKAINSAMIEALPWLVSMKGQLTITHQTGEADHARVVAAYEQAGMPAQVVPFLYDMPTVLRGADLVVARAGAMTIAELTVCGKAAILIPLPTAIYNHQQRNAEVMAKAGGAVLLPQAELTGAGLAQAVTQILKEPHRLQTMSEQSWNMRRSDAAETIVRECYDVIRRRHETSGSARAL, encoded by the coding sequence ATGAACGTCGTGATCGCCGCGGGTGGAACAGGCGGGCATCTGTATCCGGCCATTGCCGTTGCGCGCGAGTTTGTGCGGCGCGATCCATCCACCCGGATTCTGTTTGTCGGTACGACGCGTGGAATTGAGCGCAAAGTGCTGGCCCATGAAGGTTTTCCATTGCAGTGCATCGATGCCAATCCTTTGATGGGCAAGAGTCCCTTTGAGATGATGAAGGCCCTGGTCACCTTGCCGAAGAGTCTGTGGCAATCGTTGGGCATCCTCAAGAAGCAGAGCGCCGATCTCGTGTTCGGCGTCGGCGGCTATACCAGCCCGGCGATGCTCCTGGCGGCATTTCTGCGACGGATTCCCGGCGTGATTCTCGAGCCGAATGCCTATCCCGGCATGGCGAACAAGGCGGTCGCGCCCTTCGTGCAGCGGGTGTTTCTGGCCTTCGAGTCGACCGTCAAGTTTTTCGATCGATGCAAGACCAGCGTGGTGGGGACACCAGTTCGGCAGGCGTTTCTGGAATCTGCCGCTCCGGCCGCGAAGCGAGCTGAGGAACGCACCGATCGACATCTGCTGGTCTTCGGCGGCAGTCAAGGCGCGAAGGCCATCAATTCGGCGATGATCGAGGCCTTGCCGTGGCTTGTTTCTATGAAGGGCCAGCTCACCATTACCCATCAAACGGGCGAAGCCGATCATGCCCGGGTCGTGGCTGCCTATGAACAGGCTGGCATGCCTGCGCAGGTCGTGCCCTTTCTTTATGACATGCCCACGGTGCTGCGAGGCGCCGATCTTGTGGTGGCGCGGGCCGGAGCCATGACGATTGCTGAACTCACCGTGTGTGGAAAGGCGGCGATTCTGATTCCGTTGCCCACGGCGATCTACAACCATCAACAACGGAATGCCGAGGTCATGGCGAAGGCCGGTGGCGCGGTGCTCCTGCCGCAAGCGGAATTGACCGGGGCTGGCCTGGCGCAAGCCGTCACGCAAATTTTGAAGGAGCCGCATCGGCTTCAGACCATGAGTGAACAGAGTTGGAACATGCGACGCAGTGATGCGGCAGAAACCATCGTTCGTGAATGTTACGACGTCATAAGGAGGCGCCATGAGACCAGCGGGAGCGCTCGCGCCCTATGA